In the genome of Nitratireductor sp. GISD-1A_MAKvit, the window TCGAGCCTGCGCGAGAGATTTCCGGCCTGCGCCAGCGCGCCCTTTCCGAATTCGGGCCTCCCCTTAACCAGCTCCACTTCGGGGAAGCCGCCACGCAGAAGGTCGAATGACCATCCGGGGCGTTTTGCGAATTGCCAGATAAGCCCGGGTGTCATCCGGTCCACGCTGCGAAACCCGTTTTTGACATCCCGCTCGCGGACGGAGGTGATCGCAGTGTCCACCGTCAGGAAGATGCGGTCCACCCCTTCAGCGCGGCAGGCTTCGAGATGGGCCGCATTCACCTCCGGATCCTCATCGAGGTAAAGCTGGAAATCGGGCACCGCGCCGGCGGCCAATCGGATGGTGCGCAGACCATTGATCGAGAAGGTCGACAGGACAAAAGGCACGCCCGCCTGCGCTGCCGCCCGTGCAACGGCGATGTCGCCATCACGTCGATAAAGTCCCATGAAGCCGACGGGCCCGGGGCCGAAGGGCAGGGCGGAAGGGCGCCCCGCGACGGTCACCGAAAGATCGTTGGCTGGAGCGAGCGGAGCCAGCACCCTCTGCCGCAGCGCATAGGTGTCGAAATCCGACCGGTTTCGTCTCAGTGTCGTTTCAGAAAATGCTCCCCCGTCGATATAATCGGCGAAGATGCGTGGCAGACGCCGGCGGGCGGCGGCGGCAAAACCCTCGACATTCTGATACCGACGGTCAAGGCTCATTCGGGGCGGATCCTGTCGAAGAATTCGCTGAACATGTCCGCGCCCTCGACCGGGCGGGAGGCTGCCGAAAGCGCCACCGACAGGCCGATCGCGGAGGAGACCGGATTGTGTCGGTCGGCACCTTCGCCCGCGTTGAGGTTCATCACGAGCGTGGGCGAGAGGAAGAGGCCGGTGCGGATGATGTCTTCCCAGTCGTCCGGCAGCATGTTCCTGTCGCTCAGGTGGCGCAGCCAGGGGCGCCAGAACGTGTCTGCCTTGGCTTCGAGAAGCGCCTTTCTTGCCGGCGACAGGCGCCAGTCGGTTTCGAAATCGAGAATGCCATCTGCCAGCCGCACTTCCGCCCGATAGCGCTCGGCGGCCATTTCCGGATTGTAGAGCCAGAATGGGTGCGCAAAAATGTTGTGAAAGGTGGATTTCACCTCGGCCAGAAGCGCAGGCACCTTGTTTCCGGCAAAGGCGGGGTCGAAGAAGGCCAGCCGGTCACGCTCCTTCGAACGCACATACCAGACATTCGCATTGTGGGCGTCGCCATGGGCCACGATCCCGCCGGCCGAGGCGGTGTTGGCAGGTTCATAGCGCCGATGCGCATCGTCAAAGGCCTGGCGCAGCGTTGCCGCATGGGTAACACCGTTCACCCGTATCCCTGCGTCCGCCATGTCCTCCCAGCGCAGCGACACGCCATTGGGGAAATCAAAGCGTTTTCCCACGTAGAATTTGGCCAGCCGGCCTCCGGGATAGTGTCCACCCGGCAGATCGACAAGCCGTTCGTAGAACAGGCGGTGGATGGGTTCTGATGCCGCCTCGTCGGGGGTTACGGGGTGCAGCGTCTCGCAGGCGACCTTCAGGATATGCTTGTTCAGATCCGTCTCCGCCTGCCGCGCCCGCTCTATGGCGTTGGTGTCGGGCGTCTGGTCGAGCTCGAACAGCACGTCGGAAAAGCGTGGGTCCGTGCGCCGGCGATACACCAGAAGCTGTTCGCCGGGCAGGGTGGACATGTGAACCGGCTGATCGACGGGCAGGCCGGCCCCCGACAGGATGTCGGCGCGGTAATATTCGCCCGTCATCTCTTCTTCACCCTCTTCCTGATGGAACTTGAAGAAGAAATCGTCTGTTCCCGACCGGAAGAAGCCGTTGAGCGAGTTGAGCGAATATTGATCCACATTGATGACGAGTTCCGCCACCGGAATGTCGAAGAGACCCGCGATGAAGGTTTCGAGCATCCCGGCCGCACGGGCCGCGTCCTGCCGCGCCACGGCGCGGATTTCGGCGGTGCGCGACAGGGCGCGGGTCTCGGTGGTCATGTCGGTCTCCTGCAATCCGGTCTCCTGCAATCGATGAGTGTCTTGATCCCCGCGCTCTCTCCCGCAAGCAGCCGTTCGTATGCTGCCGGCACCTCGTTCAGAGGGATGGTCGCGGCGATGAATGGGTCGAGATGCGCTGCCAGTTCGGGCAGCATCGCGGCAATCTCTACGAGCTCGTCGCCGAA includes:
- a CDS encoding alpha-hydroxy acid oxidase; the protein is MSLDRRYQNVEGFAAAARRRLPRIFADYIDGGAFSETTLRRNRSDFDTYALRQRVLAPLAPANDLSVTVAGRPSALPFGPGPVGFMGLYRRDGDIAVARAAAQAGVPFVLSTFSINGLRTIRLAAGAVPDFQLYLDEDPEVNAAHLEACRAEGVDRIFLTVDTAITSVRERDVKNGFRSVDRMTPGLIWQFAKRPGWSFDLLRGGFPEVELVKGRPEFGKGALAQAGNLSRRLDKNLTWDTVAKLREDWNGQLFVKGICDPEDAARARDAGIDGIVLSNHGGRQLDHGLSTVSQIAAVRQALGPTVALMVDSGFRRGSDIVKALALGADFVLMGRPFAWAVAAAGEAGVAHLIALLAKEVEITLNLAGLSSCSALQEAGEDILRKV